cagaaaattccaattgaagttcagaaatttccaattatatttcagaattttccatttatatttcagaattttccaattatatttcagaaatttccatttatatttcagaaatttctaattgtatttcagaaatttccaattatatttcagaaatttccatttatatttcagaaatttctaattgtatttcagaaatttccaattgtatttcagaattttccaattgtatttcagaaatttccatttgtatttcagaatttttaatttatacttaaaaagtttctaattgtatttcagaattttccaattgtatttcagaaatttccatttgtatttcagaaaattctaatagcaatacaaaagaaaatttctgaaatacaaatagaaatttctgaaatacaattggaaaattctgaaatacaattagaaactttttaagtataaattaaaaattctgaaatacaaatggaaatttctgaaatacaattggaaaattctgaaatacaattggaaatttctgaaatacaattagaaatttctgaaatataaatggaaatttctgaaatataattggaaaattctgaaatataaatggaaaattctgaaatataattggaaatttctgaaatataattggaaaattctgaaatataaatggaaaattctgaaatataattggaaatttctgaacttcaattggaattttctgaaatataattagaaatttctgaaatacaattagaaatttctgaaatacaattagaaatttctgaaatacaattagaaatttctgaaatacaattggaaatggtgtagtattttttttgctatacatatttcattatttctcgatctcttaaaattttgataatagtAATAGATAACTAATCGACAATGGCTATTCTACTAGATAAAAAATCAAGCAAATTTATTTTGGATGTTacgaaataaatttacatattttaatccaaattcataatcaattttaaatttataaaatatttgttttataaacgtttgataaattttaaaaaggccttttactaaatattttagtttaaactatCAAAATTCGATATTAAAATCAGGTTTATGCAAATTTCACGATTTTATTACTTAcaacaaatcaattttttttttgcttgtataTAATTGCATTTTAAGCAAttccattattattttaaatgtaaaggCACTTGCCTACAtattttcaagtattttttaagcgaatttattaaatttctacaagttaaactaaaactattattcgtctattgtattaaaaaaaatattgccgatatttttgtataatcgCAAGATATATTTATCTTGAgtattgattatttttattgaaaaaaattattgaattttataaattaatcaaaatctaattcaaaataatgaaagtgagctaataaaataattgatgattaatttttaattgacgttaactattattttttagtttaaatttaagaattaattaatttttaaaacaataaattttaaattattacacAGTATTTTCTACATAAAGTACTTACTTaccaatttttattaattttcatttatttttttttaattttataattcacttttttcttctttttttatttaagcacTTTGTACAACTTACCACTGTTTGATATTTAAAACGAAATATATCAGTTGtggttttatatatatttttttttaaactaacgaAGTtccttaatttaacaaaaattccatATGCATCTAAAAGGCTCATTTGTTTTCTTcacaatttacataaattcaaataGTTGTTTggtttaacaaacattttaaaaacatttatttacaaaaaggaccattttgcaatatttgtttttaaaattattttttgtttgttttttaattgatttaagaggTAACGGGGAAATCAAATGAGCTTATAGATTTTGGAGAATCgagttgttaaataaaaagaataccGATCAAATCTTTGCagtaaataatatttgtaaGAGATTTGAATGTGGAAATACAAAAtctttatacacgtttataaaataaaagaaaatatttgactaattatttttataaaattgaaaaattttgatttccaTAATTAAAACATACCTTTCCATTTAatgcaaagatttttttggagaaaagtaTTAAACTCGCGCACGTATACTTTTCTCATTTCATTTAaacgaaaaattgtttaaaactagTTTTTGTTTTACGCCCCAAAAACGTGAGTTAATAAAGGTAATTTTACATCCTATAATAAAAGGACAACCTTTATTGATTCAAGTTTTTAAAGCAACATGGAAGGAGATGTAAGAAATCAAAGCGATAATCATTTATTCAATCTATAGtaaaaagttaattaaatttctagtcttacaaaattaaacagttgtataattttttttaattatacaaaTGTTATTCAATCGCTTGGATTTATTACAAAACTCCAccacaatattttaaatctaaaactatattttcatgtaaaaaagaACCACAAAACCGTACACTACACATGAAGAAACACTGGCGTCTAGCGCCTAGAGTTCTTATGtgaaatgcaattgttttgtgTGCATAAAAAAATGTCAACCAACCTTGTGCATCACTATTTGCAGGATCCGCCGATGTATCCATGTATGAAGAATCAGAGAGCGGTTGTTGTTTCACAATAGCCTTTGAAGTGGTAGCTGTCGTTGCACTTGTATTTTGTGTAGATGTTGCTGTAGCATTACCACCCGCAGCAGCAGCATCTTCATTTTCGGTAAAGTAACTTTCGTCGTAACGCATATCACCATAGGATTCATCTTCAACATAGGTGGCATCTTGTTCGGCCTGATCCACTTCGCCTGCCTCTTCAACATAGTCGGGTTCCGATTTTGTGGGCAAATCAATGGGTAAGTCAATGTATTCAGGTTCATTCGTTTGTTGTTGATGCTGTTGCTGCacctgttgttgctgttgctggtgGTGATGTGTttgatgttgttgctgatgATGGTGGAGTTGAACTTGAGGTTTCGTATCAGCGACAACAGTTTGTACGTTTATTTGATGCGTGGCAGCTGTGGCATCTGAAGCCTCTAAAGGATCAATTGTACTCTTGGAGCGTTTAATATGCGGTACACTACCTAAACTAGTGCGTTGGGCGGGTCGTTTCTGGGTCACCACTGTAGTTGTGGTGGCCGTTGGCATACTAACGCTGGTAAGTTGATGGGTTTGAGTGTGTAGAGTTTGTTGCGCTATATGTTGAGGctgatgatgatgctgctgctgttgttgttgctgctgctgatgatgttgttgctgctgagGTTGGGTGGTAATTGTAGCTTGGGGTGGGTGTGTTGGCGCCGTTGTTTGTATGACTATTTGTGTAGTTTGTTTTGCATCATCGCCAGAATCATCGACCGTTTCAATTTTATATGAGCGGGCTGTTGACGTACGTTGTCGTACTCGAGGCGAcgtttgtatttgttgttgtatttgcgGCGTAGGAGTTGAGGGTTCAGGTGGTGTTTGAGATTGTGGTGGATCACTCTGCAAAAAAGggagaaaaaaatagaaaattaatattttgttgaataCGACTTATAATTATAGACGGAAAAAAAATTGCAAGCATTTATAATATGAAACTgtcagttttaataaaaaaaaatctcagtGTTCAAATTTTAATGGGAAGAGAGGATTTGTAAATACCCACCACCTCAGATTATAGAAGCGTAGCtcgtattaaatattaaaatcaaagcttccaattaattcaatttgagcttaattcactaaaatctttatTCGGAATTAAACAATTCAGCCATTCATTCCATTTCCAACATCTAAATCTTTAGGTTCattcaaaatcttttatttgaagagaattcaataattatttaattccgATTCTACATATTGAAATTTAGTGTCTAAGAACTAAAGGTTTTGTACCgagaacgatttttttttaaattcgtaaAAAACTACgacaaaaaacataacaaaccATTAATGGCTAACAACGATTATTGACAGATTGACTATTTTAGACGGAATCTAATAAAACGGCCACACACTATTgatctatatatatattattattcgcttttattattacatttaaaatggaatttaatatctcaatatatatttttttttattctgattaaataatttgtttctcATATTCTAAATCTGTTTAACTGATTTtcaatttgttgctattacaaatatttatgctgtacaaaaaaaaacaacactggCACAGTTGTATTCGAAAGTATAAATGAATAATTCAAGTACTAAATAAAAGTAACCTGACAGAGTACAGTTTGTACTAAATGACTAAAAAAAACACGAACAAAAAGTTGATACGAAaacatacacaaacaaaaataactaaCAGAACAGGgggtaaaaacaaaaatgaaaaaagcgGGAAGTTCATtgcaaaattaaagtaaataatgcaaaaaatataaaactaaaaaaataaaagtataaacaaTGATACTTACATCAGTTAAACCCTTTATTTGCAAAGCCTCTGCGGTACTTATAAACGCTGGTAGGGCCTCCTGTTTAACATTTACCTCACCACAATACATAAATTGGATGAGATCTTTTAGAGCCGTATGGCTAACGTCTTTGAGAAAtactataaacaaaaaacaaccaaTTATTATTCCATATTACacattaaaattgcaatttgcGAAAACTTACCAAAGGCATGTTGATTGGCTGGCATTTGAGTGAACATTTTACGAAAATATGGCGAACAGACAGACAATACAAGACGATGAGCCTTGACGAATTGCCCCTCTGCCGCCAGCGTCACATCCACCAGGTCGCCACGACATAGCGACTCATGGAAACCGGCTGAtaaattactattaaaattgttCCAGCACAACGAGAATTGCTCGTCGTCCGCCATATTGAATGGTAACACTATTCACAGTAGCGTACCCTAGGCGTATGTATAGTAAAATACACACACTCTCAcaacaaaaatcaatacaaatttatgtatTCAAAACAAGCAAGCGctgtaaaatgaaaaatataaaaaaaagaaccaTAAATGAGGTTTTCGTTatacagaaataaaaaataattcaacttAAAATCAACTgtacaaaaaaatttggatatttaaaaaaaaaattaacaaaaatttccttGTTTATAAAACCGAAAAATAAACAGAATACCGCAAAAAAAtaatgggaaatttttttcataaatatccaaatttttaattacattgAATTTTCTTAAACAGCCACAAAAACTTACCTCTCTCGAGTTCTACtgccaaaaatttcaaattctttggtggaaattgcaatttttccactatttaataaattttcctaatattttcttacaaaatattACACAAACCGCGCGACGCACAACTTGACGAATTCGTAAACTGTTCACAAATGAGACGATGCCTAAATTTTTCGATATTCGTAGAAAATGTGTGTATCCGTAAGCAGAAATTTTAGAAGCTCATTTCTGATTGGCTGATGCCTTTAGAGTTGTATTTGCGGCAGTGTTGTATTTATGCTGTTGAAATTTCCTCTTTCAGTGTTGCAGTGATGGTCATTTAGCGATTTAACTTATTCatcggtaaacaaaatttaacattatcTTTACTTCAGTTCACggaaatattagtttttattgtaattgaaaaacaattttaaaaaaattgtctaaccCTTTCTTTTCAGTTGTGTTTTATAAAAGCATATGTGCATATTTTAAATtcctactttaaaaaaatagcgtttctatttttgggtaaaaacactttgatttgttttaaatattttttaataagtaattatTTTTCAAGAGTGTTTAATTGATAGACTGCAAAATAATGacataattgtaattttttggtttcttattattttatatttcacaaCAATCGAAAATATTTGCCTTAAAAATTTGGAAGTTTTAACTCTCATAATTTTGAATCTAGGTTTTTCTGGTTTAGTCTCAACATAAACTTAAAAGCCAATACATATTATATTTGATTCAGTGTAAATATTCAATTTATaaattagggttctataagtgaATTGTCGaactttttactcaaaaaacgTTATCCGaaagtaaattaatttttgttgtaaaaattttatcaaatacttttttttcatcaataaatctagaaattttttttggaaattaaaataggataaaatatcgaaaatagacaaaaaaaagtagactatttaaaaatattaaaaaatcgaaaggTCAATTTTATTCTAACTAAACTTAGCgtttcttaaaattaattaattaacaacTATTTTAACtatgtagtttaaaaaaaacctatttattttagatatacaaatgttaatttttaagttaaatgtGGTGTAAATATTTCGTAAAACTGGTTCAACTTACAattcctaaaatatttaaaagaaataatagaaagtttaataatgttataattttttttatagatttttttggtaattatttgaacttttattttatataatatgaaagtaataaataataataataaatgaaattatgcctaattaaaaattgactttcaaattatataaaattatcaatattatgatataatttcagttttttttaattttaaatttttatatttattattaaaaaaatattcggattaaaaatatttttcccgatttgacccattgtaaatCCGACTTACCGACTTGAAATATCcctcattagatatctatactgtctatattaatgtattAGTATTCCAGATACagataaaaatcgatgttgtcctggtttctTCCTTATATCCCAGCCATTTgcgggccgattttaaatagcagctgagccgggtctatagcggatatattgatgtatgaatcatattTGTCAGTTACTTGGGggctacagaaagttgatttcaacatacagacggacatggatataccaactccgctatctataacgacccagaatatatatactttgttggggaTTTTTGAGGATAGTTTTATATTCCTTCACTTTATATAGCGACAAAATTGTTTAACGAAGTTACTAtggtttttttttagcaatttaaaacattaaaattaatgaattgaattgcttccagattattatttctatttttgccgaaactataatttttcaaaaatagtatcACTATCCAACACTGGCAGTATACAACTGATGATAATGCAGTGTATTGACTAATGGCAATACAGTGTATCAATATATAAAGCAGGgatgagaaatgctatatgtaCCAAACagcattaacaaattttatttatcgaTTCGGGATTAGGGTTATAGGGTTATCGATTTATTgggcttttttttaaacatctatatatttaaaaatacaaggcctgactctttcattcactcactcattcactgactcatcagccttgtatttttatataatagatgtttacaaaaataagtCGATCATATGTATACTTTTGTAACGGTGTGTATGTCGATTGTCTGAACAATCGACtttatgctaaaaaaaaataaaaaccaaatttcaaTTACGCTATCCAAAAACTcgataaactaaaaaaaatcgtctttgtcgaatattttaaatttttgttgtaattttttgtttataaaatgagtttttttatgaataaatctAGCAACCACttccaaaatatatcaataaaaaGCGTGTATACAGTTCTACTACGGTATTTAAATTATGTACTTATTAAACTTCCTAAACAATGCAGATAGTTGGAAAACCCAAATCAGAGAGCGTACATGGAccgatttatttataaaaatgtgttggAAAATGAATTGATGCCTTAGGCATAAGAAAACATGCCTACGGTTTATGTTTTCCAATATGACAATGATCTGAAACATGCTTCAACACTTGTCAATGAAAGTTCAAGTGAAGCAAAAGTAAGATTCTCTGTTGGCCAGCTTAATCGCCTGAGACAATTGAAAATCTTTGTGGCATCGTAGATCGCAAATAAAAAGAGATTCTAAGTAAAAAAATACACCATTTTTAATCGTATCCAGGATGCATGGAACAACATTTCTAAAGATCAAATGAGAGACTTATTGATTTAATACCACATAGAAGTCCTGCCgtcattaaaaataaagtttacgCTATGacttctaattttattttatgttttttgacaGAATTATAAAAGTTTCTTTATAAATAAGTCTAAACTTATTtcgttgtttttttcaaaaacaatggcccataatcatagtcaaacactaaagtcgcttctttttaaaaacaactttaaaataaaaacctgctttttattaatttgcaaccatagtcaaaattaaagtatgttttaaattgaaccgactttaactgggtgccaccgcaaatgtagaaaatgttttcatacaatatacaacaaaaaacagacaagtggcaacgctgaacagctgacatacaaaattaaaaaaaaacaaaaaaacgttaaCAATAatagtaaccgggacatctaaagaaagaaagttgtttgttgtggaaaaatggaaaagataagattaattaataataattacgatattttagtactaattttattgataactgttcaataattgcaaaatcgctaccaatatcttgtaacttaaacattttttactttgtgacgaacttttttactcggcgaagaacagcagatgctgttgttaaacgagttaaaaacaacttcagctagttttatatttagagtcgacttcagcgtcagaagtatactttaacttgtctatgatagacctaaagtccactcttaagtaaagtcgagtttaattctcttaaaatgtactttatttttgactatgattatgggccaataccTTTAAAAATAATGTCAGTGGTCACCAAAAATTCGTTATAAAtgtaataactttaataacataatttgaaacatatttattaaattaaatgccattgttttcttaatttttttttaaatgttgacaTAAAAATTATTGGTTTACCATTTCATTTTTCAGAATCGAattgtagtaaaaaagtacaattacaTAAACATTGCCAACCCTGATGAGAAATATTGTGAATGTGGTGGATAAGTTTTTATACACCACAGAGAGACAGCGTAACCAAATGTTTTTTATCGCTTCGTCTATACACATTCAAATTTTACATCCCCAAAAAACCCGAAATTAATTaacaattaaattgaaaaaaaatctattcttttttgcatttttaagtttttttgtttgagtttgaaTGGTGTACATTATCGTACAAATAATGGTATTCAGGTGGTAGTACGCTCTTCAAATCTTGCAAATTATTCCACTTATTTGGCTGAATTGATAGTGGACCAGAATATTGAGGTTTTGGTTCTATATGTCCTGTATAAGGTTGAATACGAACAGGCAGATCAATGTAATctgtatcaaaatttaatttatattttatgctatCATCTGGAAGATATAAAATAGATCTTAAATTAGACACAGTTATGTACTCGTTTGCCATATAAGTTTATCatcattgtaattattaatgaaatcataatttaaataaatgttttttttacgaTCTCATTGTTAATTTTAACAGTATTTACTAGAGAAATTCTAACGTAATCGATTGgcaagtatatacatatgtatattgatttttcaatttaatctcTATCTTAGCATGGGCACTACCATCGCACTCCATTTGCGTATGGCCTTTCTCTTAGAACTTCTGTTCAACAACTTTATAATTTTCTGCAGCAAAATTGGATAGAGCAAAATTGGAtgacactttaaaagtagaTTCTTTCTTAAGTAAATTCCAACTTTAACAATGTAGTTTTATGCCATGgacattatattttccaaaaacacaaaggtaaaatattttcatgttaattcaattcagaatcggctttcgctattttgataaacgattaaatatgtcaaattcatgttcagcaagCAAAATATAGTAAGAAAACGTGTATTGTAAGAGGAAATtaggaaattaattatttgaaaagatagagggttttgcactcagaaaaattaattttgtaagatagagaaataacaaaaattcaaataaaacaccaaaaaaaattcacaccatagatgagggctgttttactaaacattttaccatcaaaagtcattttcgtgaaaatcaaagatagaggggtttgaatataggccctcgatattcatgtttttcatgtaaaaacattggtttgaaaattataaaattctttcaCTGAAGTCGAAAAGTGTGCTTcccctttttcaaaaaaaataaactatgatTTTACATAAAATCCTTTGTCTGgcaacaatgttaataaaaaaataatcaccACACCTTGAGAGATGCTCTTGTTTCCTTTTCCGgttttacaaacaaaacaaaaagagcTAAACCAATAAGTTAAAGAGAGAGATAGGCTGGCATGATTTGTGATTGGTTATTCCCATAAAGGCAGccatttttttcttgatttttttcctGTTTTTACACACACTCTCTACACaacaaatgagaaaaaaataaatacaatatggTTGGTTGTTGATGAGAGTATGAatggaaataaagaaataactgttgtttttattcattcattttgtttttgtaattttgaggGTGGGTACGACGAATGTCTTCGTGTTTGTTAGTTGCTTGCTCAATGTAGTTTATTATGGAATgtgttggttttgttgttgtatgaaTGAGTTTTGGTTGGACCAGCCTTTTACAGTTAATTAATTACTAGCATTCTGTGTTGTGCTAAGGAATTTCTCAATCAGTTGTTTCGATGTGCTGACAAATTGTACACACGCACGCGTTGTGTTTCCTCTTTTTTTTGAGTTTGagttttattgtattattttctttcaaTAACACGCTTTATTAGTTGACAATtagaataacaaaaattaaacaattataattGACGCTTTTTGTATGTCGGAAAAGAATCGCGCAAGTGCAAAAAATTTCAAGTGAAAGTGATTGTTGGTTGGTCGCTTCCTTAAGTGAGTTAgtggtttaagtttttttttttgttgtttgttttatttttacacaaatgTTGAGTGGATCTTTAAGTGTCTctttaattgttattaattttgattGATATTGAAtatcaataataaaaagaaataaacaaagcaatataaaataaaattaaaaagtaaataaaacaaaaaagctaacaatttataaataaataataaataacatgtTACAACATCAACAGCAATCATCACAAGTATCTCAAGGTTACTATGATTATAATCAACCTAGTCCTGGGAGTATGACCAATGCGGATTCGTTAAACACTACACCATTTTCAGTTAAggatattttaaatatggttaATCAAAACGACGGCTACGAATACGGCACTTTAGAAAGGTAAGtgtttaatttgtaaataataaagtattgaattaaatgtttttatgtaagacaaaatgtagaaaatttgtTCCCTGCTTTCAcaattagtaaattaattagCAGAccttgaaaattgaatttacatttgtaatgcatttttaaatgaaaatattaattttgaattgtgaGATTTAAAGAattgaaaatcagaaaaaacatttgttttctaATTGATCTGGTTATACTCATGGTAgaaccaaccaggtacaattattagggagagttttcaatatttacccctacaacgtcaaataacacatttactctcatcactttttattttgttttcgcattgttttgcacgttatattaaaactaacacacatttatttggaaaaaatttaatttgaattgaatatttcacaaaaaaaagtatatacacaaaaatttgtttaattaatttatttttgtcttagacatttcgttttgttttttttttaatttttttaattttcttttgtttgacgttatagggaatgtataattgagaacgtactttttaataattgtaccttgcttgttctgccaTGGTTATACTCAAAtgtataaaatacaaacattatttggaggaatttaaattttttaaatatgttttagaatttaaataagaaatgcAAGAAATAAtggttacatatttttgtaaattttcaaatactaaaatatttttatttgttttatatgtaCAATTCATaaatacttgacaaatatttatgtatatctaGGATAACATTAGTCAAATGTCAAGTATTTCTAAAAAGTTAAAgtgaattttataatattttccaaacctctctcttattttaaatttatggaaatttctttaataattttttttaaaatttaaacatttgtttttatgaTTTCATTGGCTTAGGAGTTTAAAAGTCTAAACAAATTAGAACAATTGTCAAAAAATCTTAGTTTGGTCAacagttaaattttgctttactttttaatgaaatcatTTCAGAATGTTGTGATCCAGATAATAATAAGttaaaatagattttgaaaatctaaacaaaatcaCATATCATTAGTAATTTCACTTTATTACTTGAAAAATGTTTCAtggtaagaaatttaaaatattttactaaagaCTGTCAGccctaattatgaataaaaaatccgctgAATTTTTTTCCCTATTATCAATATTGAatgttttatactaaagactacgttttatgctaaagactacgtcttatactaaagactacgttttatgctaaagactacgtcttatactaaagactacgtcttatactaaagactacgtcttatactaaagactacgtcttatactaaagactaaaggtagggtcacacatggcaaatatttgctcaaaaaagcgtaaccactttttaagcacaaatttgtttgacgtgtttatacttacaagtgttttgtaagatcaaaccgcatcaaataaaataaaactaagaaaataagttttttaaataaataaaagaattcaaaggtattttatttagtggttacatctttttcgtaaaatttttgtcatgtgtg
The nucleotide sequence above comes from Calliphora vicina chromosome 1, idCalVici1.1, whole genome shotgun sequence. Encoded proteins:
- the LOC135964310 gene encoding modifier of mdg4-like isoform X17, with product MADDEQFSLCWNNFNSNLSAGFHESLCRGDLVDVTLAAEGQFVKAHRLVLSVCSPYFRKMFTQMPANQHAFVFLKDVSHTALKDLIQFMYCGEVNVKQEALPAFISTAEALQIKGLTDSDPPQSQTPPEPSTPTPQIQQQIQTSPRVRQRTSTARSYKIETVDDSGDDAKQTTQIVIQTTAPTHPPQATITTQPQQQQHHQQQQQQQQQHHHQPQHIAQQTLHTQTHQLTSVSMPTATTTTVVTQKRPAQRTSLGSVPHIKRSKSTIDPLEASDATAATHQINVQTVVADTKPQVQLHHHQQQHQTHHHQQQQQQVQQQHQQQTNEPEYIDLPIDLPTKSEPDYVEEAGEVDQAEQDATYVEDESYGDMRYDESYFTENEDAAAAGGNATATSTQNTSATTATTSKAIVKQQPLSDSSYMDTSADPANSDAQAFRIDFIDSKKNGGKLLVINGFRFFRNKKHGSRQYWKCSNYYKEKCPAIAIYDENTLNLRLCHQHRHVSSNDIEIKPFLAKEHNMMGEAALAAFKN
- the LOC135964310 gene encoding modifier of mdg4-like isoform X2, giving the protein MADDEQFSLCWNNFNSNLSAGFHESLCRGDLVDVTLAAEGQFVKAHRLVLSVCSPYFRKMFTQMPANQHAFVFLKDVSHTALKDLIQFMYCGEVNVKQEALPAFISTAEALQIKGLTDSDPPQSQTPPEPSTPTPQIQQQIQTSPRVRQRTSTARSYKIETVDDSGDDAKQTTQIVIQTTAPTHPPQATITTQPQQQQHHQQQQQQQQQHHHQPQHIAQQTLHTQTHQLTSVSMPTATTTTVVTQKRPAQRTSLGSVPHIKRSKSTIDPLEASDATAATHQINVQTVVADTKPQVQLHHHQQQHQTHHHQQQQQQVQQQHQQQTNEPEYIDLPIDLPTKSEPDYVEEAGEVDQAEQDATYVEDESYGDMRYDESYFTENEDAAAAGGNATATSTQNTSATTATTSKAIVKQQPLSDSSYMDTSADPANSDAQENAYFDQVVMQAQVVQVQDELVVDEAAETSSTSCVQRLSTASLRNSNNGPVFVVSKYGTKQLLLKQHTFNRHVTREDVTYWRCSQFAVLRCRARIKTKGNILTVLNIGNFFITYITGFRGSRKLKVGDYTFTRNKASGNKTYWSCARAGIHKCKARAVTIDEDFRHDVVLKCGKHNHPPF
- the LOC135964310 gene encoding modifier of mdg4-like isoform X21 — protein: MADDEQFSLCWNNFNSNLSAGFHESLCRGDLVDVTLAAEGQFVKAHRLVLSVCSPYFRKMFTQMPANQHAFVFLKDVSHTALKDLIQFMYCGEVNVKQEALPAFISTAEALQIKGLTDSDPPQSQTPPEPSTPTPQIQQQIQTSPRVRQRTSTARSYKIETVDDSGDDAKQTTQIVIQTTAPTHPPQATITTQPQQQQHHQQQQQQQQQHHHQPQHIAQQTLHTQTHQLTSVSMPTATTTTVVTQKRPAQRTSLGSVPHIKRSKSTIDPLEASDATAATHQINVQTVVADTKPQVQLHHHQQQHQTHHHQQQQQQVQQQHQQQTNEPEYIDLPIDLPTKSEPDYVEEAGEVDQAEQDATYVEDESYGDMRYDESYFTENEDAAAAGGNATATSTQNTSATTATTSKAIVKQQPLSDSSYMDTSADPANSDAQVGNFFITYITGFRGSRKLKVGDYTFTRNKASGNKTYWSCARAGIHKCKARAVTIDEDFRHDVVLKCGKHNHPPF
- the LOC135964310 gene encoding modifier of mdg4-like isoform X14 — protein: MADDEQFSLCWNNFNSNLSAGFHESLCRGDLVDVTLAAEGQFVKAHRLVLSVCSPYFRKMFTQMPANQHAFVFLKDVSHTALKDLIQFMYCGEVNVKQEALPAFISTAEALQIKGLTDSDPPQSQTPPEPSTPTPQIQQQIQTSPRVRQRTSTARSYKIETVDDSGDDAKQTTQIVIQTTAPTHPPQATITTQPQQQQHHQQQQQQQQQHHHQPQHIAQQTLHTQTHQLTSVSMPTATTTTVVTQKRPAQRTSLGSVPHIKRSKSTIDPLEASDATAATHQINVQTVVADTKPQVQLHHHQQQHQTHHHQQQQQQVQQQHQQQTNEPEYIDLPIDLPTKSEPDYVEEAGEVDQAEQDATYVEDESYGDMRYDESYFTENEDAAAAGGNATATSTQNTSATTATTSKAIVKQQPLSDSSYMDTSADPANSDAQGNIKVEHGDFSFIMGQRGCTLLAYRGYNFVKNRKSGVKTYWICAKKGSLKCNARVVTDVVNGITQIVLESCHHNHSQLVTRKKRKSTAIALAEALLNEDTKLVQEISRKIKHSP